The following proteins come from a genomic window of Nostoc sp. ATCC 53789:
- a CDS encoding transposase family protein: MNLVEQLQQVPDYRHIRGRRHELWLVLLLILLGAMTGYWGYRPLEENHPALPASGRGLGG; encoded by the coding sequence ATGAATCTCGTCGAACAATTGCAGCAAGTCCCAGACTATAGGCACATCCGAGGACGAAGACATGAATTATGGTTAGTATTGTTACTAATATTGCTGGGAGCAATGACAGGATATTGGGGCTACCGACCACTCGAAGAAAACCACCCTGCCCTTCCTGCGTCGGGAAGGGGGTTAGGAGGTTAG
- a CDS encoding AraC family transcriptional regulator, with product MNAAKTSEKPDRDLMNDPQAKREADRAQANRDELKERIAHAIPHDGTIEPLKGLHFNRSSSPSECVHSVSIPAFCAIAQGSKEVLLGSDRYLYDPMHYLLATVELPIISQILEASKAQPYLSLRLDLDPTLVGSVMVEAGYPSSRNHADVKAIDVSPLNANLLDAVVRLVRLLDSPAEAHVLAPLIKREIIYRLLMGEQGNRLRHIAVLGGYTYHIARAVERLRKDFNEPIKIESIARELGMSVSGFHHHFKSVTAMSPLQYQKQLRLQEARRLMLGEKLDATSAAYRVGYDDASHFNREYKRLFGAPPMRDVERLREAARETASSI from the coding sequence ATGAACGCTGCCAAAACGAGTGAAAAGCCCGATCGCGATTTAATGAACGATCCGCAGGCAAAGCGCGAGGCAGACAGAGCGCAAGCCAACAGAGACGAACTAAAAGAGCGCATTGCACACGCGATTCCTCATGATGGGACGATTGAGCCTCTGAAAGGATTGCATTTCAATCGCTCCTCCTCGCCTTCGGAATGCGTTCATAGTGTCTCTATCCCTGCGTTTTGTGCGATCGCTCAGGGCAGCAAAGAAGTTCTTTTGGGTAGCGATCGCTATCTGTACGATCCGATGCATTATCTGCTTGCTACGGTTGAACTGCCAATTATCAGCCAAATTCTGGAAGCGTCAAAGGCGCAACCGTACCTGAGTCTTCGCCTCGATCTTGACCCTACCCTTGTTGGCTCAGTGATGGTCGAGGCAGGGTATCCCTCATCGCGCAACCATGCTGATGTGAAAGCTATTGATGTAAGTCCATTAAATGCAAATCTGTTGGACGCTGTGGTGCGACTCGTCAGGCTTCTAGATTCCCCTGCTGAAGCTCATGTTCTCGCACCACTGATTAAGCGGGAAATCATTTATCGACTCCTGATGGGAGAGCAAGGTAATCGGCTCCGTCATATTGCAGTTCTGGGTGGCTACACCTACCACATCGCCAGAGCCGTCGAGCGACTTCGTAAAGACTTTAACGAGCCGATCAAGATTGAAAGCATCGCACGAGAGCTGGGAATGAGTGTATCGGGCTTCCACCATCACTTCAAGTCTGTCACTGCCATGAGTCCCTTGCAGTACCAAAAGCAACTGCGGCTCCAGGAGGCTCGCCGTCTGATGCTGGGGGAAAAGCTTGATGCTACCAGTGCTGCCTACCGCGTGGGTTATGACGATGCCTCGCACTTCAACCGGGAGTACAAGCGGCTTTTTGGTGCGCCACCGATGCGCGATGTGGAGCGGCTGCGAGAAGCTGCTAGGGAGACTGCTAGTTCAATCTGA
- a CDS encoding pyridoxal phosphate-dependent aminotransferase produces the protein MESLTSRMQGVQSPIIPVVGELIKNSPGTISLGQGVVHYNPPPETIEFLPKFFADSANNLYKSVEGIPPLLTALAGKLQAFNGIEINGEKCIVVTAGSNMGFMNAILAITNPGDEIILNTPYYFNHEMAIAIAGCRAVLVATDENYQLRPEAITQAITPKTRAIVTISPNNPTGVVYSEAALRQVNQICDTNGIYHISDEAYEYFTYNGVKHVSPGAFGSSKYTISLFSLSKAYGFASWRIGYMVIPKHLFVAIKKVQDTILICPPVISQYAALGALQAKEEYLQNNIGAISQVRQLVLDSLNRLEGLCSITPANGAFYFFLKVNTQMDAFELVKRLIQEYKIAVIPGTTFGMDDGCYLRVAYGALQKETAKEGIERLVQGLETIIRS, from the coding sequence ATGGAATCCCTAACCTCTCGTATGCAGGGTGTACAGTCGCCGATTATTCCTGTGGTTGGGGAACTGATTAAAAACTCTCCAGGAACAATCTCTCTAGGACAGGGTGTTGTTCATTACAACCCCCCGCCGGAAACTATCGAATTTTTACCCAAATTTTTTGCCGATTCTGCTAACAATTTATACAAATCAGTTGAGGGAATTCCCCCATTGCTGACAGCACTTGCTGGAAAATTGCAAGCCTTCAATGGTATTGAAATCAATGGGGAAAAATGCATCGTCGTGACAGCAGGGAGCAATATGGGATTCATGAATGCCATTCTTGCTATTACTAACCCAGGCGATGAAATTATTTTGAATACGCCTTACTATTTCAACCATGAAATGGCGATCGCAATTGCTGGTTGTCGTGCGGTGTTAGTGGCGACAGATGAAAATTACCAACTACGCCCAGAAGCGATCACTCAAGCAATTACTCCCAAAACACGGGCTATAGTCACAATTTCGCCCAATAATCCCACTGGAGTCGTCTATTCAGAAGCAGCATTGCGCCAAGTAAATCAAATTTGTGACACTAATGGCATTTACCACATCAGCGATGAAGCTTATGAATACTTTACCTATAACGGCGTAAAACACGTTTCTCCTGGTGCATTTGGGAGTAGCAAGTACACTATTTCTCTATTTAGCCTTTCCAAAGCATACGGTTTTGCTAGTTGGCGCATTGGCTATATGGTGATTCCTAAACACTTATTTGTCGCTATCAAAAAAGTCCAAGATACAATTTTGATTTGTCCACCAGTGATTTCTCAATATGCAGCTTTAGGGGCATTGCAAGCCAAAGAGGAGTATTTGCAGAATAATATAGGTGCAATTTCTCAAGTGCGGCAATTAGTACTCGACTCTCTTAACCGCCTAGAAGGTTTATGTAGCATCACACCAGCTAATGGCGCTTTCTATTTTTTCCTCAAAGTTAATACTCAGATGGATGCTTTTGAGTTAGTTAAAAGATTAATCCAGGAATATAAAATAGCAGTCATTCCAGGTACAACTTTTGGTATGGATGACGGATGCTACCTGCGCGTTGCTTACGGTGCGCTGCAAAAAGAGACAGCCAAAGAAGGTATAGAAAGATTAGTACAAGGTTTGGAAACTATAATTAGGAGTTAA
- a CDS encoding tetratricopeptide repeat protein, translating to MKQPLNQVKEWEQRRDEANRYYQRGKFQESLDLATKNLHLARAIRDRAREGHTLNDLGLAHLSCWQPQRALERFHQALSVAIEIGNPPAEATALSNLGSTYSRLGRFSQALEYFDKALPIFRRSQDIQSEVSTLNDVALIYTRLGEPKRALLLQHQILRMRRLLGDFSGEATTLNGIGFAYNVLGKFEQALEFFEAALPIQRAVKNVLGEATTLNNIASIYSDLGKPKQALLLYYQVLLTRRAISDRAGEATTLHNIGFTYSTLAQHRQAMKFYKQAIVIYQQLGDNLGEISTLLNMGTLYATTKRKKMARSCYQNAQDLAEQIEHQPLLEKVQQFIDSL from the coding sequence ATGAAGCAACCTTTAAATCAAGTCAAAGAGTGGGAACAACGTCGTGATGAAGCAAACCGCTACTACCAGCGCGGTAAATTTCAAGAATCTCTCGATCTTGCAACCAAAAATTTACATTTGGCTAGAGCAATTCGAGATCGAGCCAGAGAAGGCCATACATTAAACGATCTCGGTTTAGCTCACCTCAGTTGCTGGCAACCTCAAAGAGCATTAGAGCGCTTTCATCAGGCGCTTTCGGTTGCTATTGAAATTGGCAACCCGCCAGCAGAAGCAACTGCACTTAGCAATCTGGGTTCTACCTACAGCCGTCTTGGACGCTTTTCGCAAGCTTTAGAATATTTTGACAAAGCACTGCCAATCTTTAGGCGATCGCAAGATATTCAAAGTGAAGTTTCTACTCTTAATGATGTAGCGCTAATTTATACCCGCTTAGGAGAACCGAAACGGGCACTGTTGCTACAACACCAAATTTTGAGGATGCGGCGATTGTTGGGTGACTTTTCTGGTGAAGCAACAACGCTTAATGGCATTGGGTTTGCTTACAATGTCTTAGGCAAGTTTGAGCAAGCGCTAGAATTTTTTGAAGCGGCACTTCCAATTCAACGAGCCGTCAAGAATGTGCTTGGTGAAGCAACCACTTTAAATAATATTGCCTCAATCTATAGTGATTTAGGAAAACCGAAACAAGCGCTATTACTATACTATCAAGTTCTTTTGACACGTCGGGCAATCAGCGATCGCGCAGGCGAAGCAACAACCCTTCACAACATTGGTTTTACCTACAGCACCCTGGCACAGCATCGCCAAGCAATGAAGTTCTACAAGCAAGCCATTGTGATTTATCAACAACTGGGCGATAATCTCGGAGAAATTTCAACTTTGCTGAATATGGGAACCCTTTACGCCACAACGAAACGTAAAAAAATGGCGCGATCGTGCTACCAAAACGCTCAAGATTTAGCAGAGCAAATCGAACACCAGCCACTCTTGGAAAAAGTACAGCAGTTTATAGATTCTCTGTAG
- a CDS encoding cupin domain-containing protein encodes MDIKRSGSQPSAKGPAEYFTGTVRVDPLFEAHNPARTSGASVTFEPGARTAWHTHPLGQTLIVTAGCGLIQRWGGAIEEIRPGDAIWISPGEKHWHGATATTAMTHGWR; translated from the coding sequence ATGGACATCAAAAGAAGTGGCTCACAGCCTTCCGCCAAAGGGCCGGCTGAGTATTTTACCGGCACTGTCCGCGTTGACCCCCTGTTTGAGGCACACAATCCAGCGCGCACGTCTGGAGCCAGTGTCACATTTGAGCCTGGTGCTAGGACAGCATGGCATACCCACCCATTGGGACAAACCCTAATCGTGACGGCTGGCTGTGGACTTATACAGCGATGGGGCGGTGCGATCGAGGAAATTCGACCGGGGGACGCGATCTGGATCTCGCCGGGTGAGAAGCATTGGCACGGTGCTACAGCAACCACAGCGATGACGCACGGCTGGCGCTAG
- a CDS encoding aromatic ring-hydroxylating dioxygenase subunit alpha, producing the protein MKNNDNFVLRNTWYYALPSNHIKPGMMISRIFLGEPVLLVRDQNGKVSAMRDICPHRAVPLSCGRFDGQEVECCYHGWRFNSGGRCTAIPSLVEEQQMDLSRFDVQSYEVREAQGNIWIYMADPDKSQPAASEMEIPVIPGFEEQSPQFVEVMRFPCFVDHAVVGLMDPAHSPYVHRAWWWRSGQLHEEVKQFDASPYGFTMRRHRLPANGGRLYLLIGGGVPETEISFRLPSVRIEETTIGKHRVVNLTAVTPISDTETEVNFVLYSTLPWVGFFKPLLHVLAQTFLGQDRTVVEKQQIGLKYNPVLRLIKDSDMQAQWYYQLKREYARSVAEGREFVNPVKDQVLRWRA; encoded by the coding sequence ATGAAAAATAACGATAACTTTGTATTACGCAATACTTGGTACTATGCTCTGCCTAGTAATCATATCAAGCCAGGTATGATGATCAGCCGCATTTTCTTGGGTGAACCTGTGCTTCTAGTCCGAGATCAAAATGGTAAAGTCTCGGCTATGAGAGATATTTGTCCTCATCGTGCCGTGCCTTTGAGTTGTGGTAGATTCGATGGGCAGGAAGTGGAATGCTGCTATCACGGTTGGCGCTTTAACTCAGGTGGACGCTGCACTGCAATTCCATCTCTTGTTGAGGAGCAGCAGATGGATTTAAGCCGCTTTGACGTACAATCCTACGAAGTTCGGGAAGCCCAAGGGAATATTTGGATATATATGGCTGATCCCGATAAATCTCAGCCTGCTGCTTCTGAGATGGAAATTCCGGTGATTCCAGGGTTTGAGGAGCAATCGCCCCAATTTGTAGAGGTGATGAGATTTCCCTGTTTTGTGGATCATGCAGTAGTAGGTCTGATGGACCCTGCTCATTCCCCCTATGTTCATCGTGCTTGGTGGTGGCGAAGTGGGCAACTGCATGAGGAAGTCAAGCAATTTGATGCTTCACCCTACGGCTTTACTATGCGACGACACCGATTACCAGCGAATGGAGGTCGATTATACTTGCTTATTGGTGGTGGTGTGCCGGAAACAGAGATTTCTTTTCGTTTACCTAGCGTCAGAATAGAAGAAACCACAATTGGTAAGCATAGAGTTGTTAATTTAACGGCAGTTACCCCCATTTCAGACACAGAAACTGAGGTAAATTTTGTTCTTTACTCGACACTTCCCTGGGTGGGATTTTTCAAGCCACTGCTGCATGTATTGGCACAAACCTTCTTAGGTCAAGACAGAACCGTTGTGGAAAAGCAACAGATTGGGCTTAAATATAATCCTGTACTGCGACTGATTAAGGATTCAGATATGCAGGCGCAGTGGTATTACCAGTTAAAGCGGGAGTATGCTCGGTCTGTCGCTGAAGGACGAGAATTTGTGAACCCTGTTAAGGATCAAGTACTTCGCTGGCGTGCTTAA
- a CDS encoding secondary thiamine-phosphate synthase enzyme YjbQ: protein MPIINKLIEIETEPKINIHNITPQIQEFLTSTSIKNGQLLVFSRHTTTALAINENEVRLLEDIKVFLKKLAPESDSYLHNDLHLRDVPEDEPINAHSHLMAMMLTTSEIIPIVDGKLALGTWQSVLFFELDGPRKRTVFVQISGE from the coding sequence ATGCCGATTATTAATAAGCTAATTGAAATTGAAACTGAACCAAAAATTAATATTCATAATATAACGCCACAAATTCAAGAGTTTCTTACTTCAACATCAATTAAAAATGGACAACTTTTAGTATTTTCTCGTCATACAACGACAGCTTTAGCTATCAACGAGAATGAAGTCAGATTGTTAGAAGATATAAAAGTATTCTTAAAAAAACTAGCACCAGAGTCGGACAGTTACTTGCATAATGACTTGCATTTAAGAGATGTCCCGGAAGATGAGCCAATTAATGCTCACTCTCACTTAATGGCAATGATGCTGACCACTAGTGAGATAATTCCCATTGTGGATGGTAAATTAGCTTTGGGAACCTGGCAATCTGTATTGTTTTTTGAGTTGGATGGGCCGCGCAAAAGAACGGTATTTGTCCAAATTTCTGGCGAATAA